In Curtobacterium sp. TC1, the following proteins share a genomic window:
- a CDS encoding zinc-binding alcohol dehydrogenase family protein, producing the protein MSSTDNAALWTTSTGRFTVGPAPVPQLGPGELVVRAEAVAVNPVDAVGGLFRHLVFPKLRFPAVLGSDVAGIVVATGAGVERFRVGDRVVGHAAGQEQHRNSSAEGAFQHQVLLLERVTTSVPDDLPVEQAAVLPLAVSTAAAGLFEPDQLALSLPTADASERSGVVLVWGASTSVGANAVQLARAAGYAVIGTASPKNHGFVQSLGAEAVFDYRDDGAARRVLDALADRELAGTLAFGQGSLTRTLPIVRAATGSGRLASAYPTQVTTIRARLERRHGVHVTAIWGGRPTESEVGPAIYRDLLPEALRTGRYQATPTASVVGSGLAAIPEALAELRAGVSARKLVVTLP; encoded by the coding sequence ATGTCGTCAACGGACAACGCAGCACTCTGGACCACGTCGACCGGGCGGTTCACCGTCGGCCCCGCGCCGGTCCCCCAGCTCGGCCCCGGCGAACTCGTCGTCCGGGCCGAAGCCGTCGCCGTGAACCCGGTCGACGCCGTCGGCGGACTCTTCCGACACCTGGTGTTCCCGAAGCTCCGGTTCCCGGCGGTGCTCGGGTCGGACGTCGCCGGCATCGTCGTCGCGACCGGCGCCGGCGTCGAGCGTTTCCGCGTGGGCGACCGGGTCGTCGGGCACGCAGCGGGGCAGGAGCAGCACCGGAACAGCTCCGCCGAAGGAGCCTTCCAGCACCAGGTCCTCCTGCTCGAACGTGTGACGACCTCGGTGCCGGACGACCTGCCCGTCGAGCAGGCAGCGGTCCTGCCGCTCGCCGTCTCGACCGCAGCGGCCGGGCTCTTCGAACCGGACCAGCTCGCGCTGTCACTCCCGACGGCCGACGCATCCGAGCGCTCGGGGGTCGTCCTGGTGTGGGGCGCGTCGACGAGTGTCGGCGCCAACGCCGTCCAGCTCGCCCGGGCCGCCGGGTACGCCGTGATCGGCACCGCGTCGCCGAAGAACCACGGGTTCGTGCAGTCCCTCGGTGCCGAGGCCGTGTTCGACTACCGCGACGACGGTGCCGCACGTCGCGTCCTCGACGCACTCGCCGACCGCGAGCTCGCCGGTACCCTCGCCTTCGGCCAGGGCTCGCTGACCCGCACGCTCCCGATCGTCCGGGCAGCCACCGGGTCCGGCCGACTCGCTTCGGCGTACCCGACGCAGGTGACGACGATCCGTGCGCGGCTCGAGCGTCGACACGGCGTCCACGTCACCGCGATCTGGGGCGGCCGCCCGACCGAATCGGAGGTCGGCCCCGCGATCTACCGCGACCTCCTGCCCGAAGCACTCCGCACCGGTCGGTACCAGGCGACGCCGACCGCATCCGTCGTCGGATCCGGACTCGCCGCGATCCCGGAGGCCCTCGCCGAGCTCCGCGCCGGTGTCTCCGCCCGGAAGCTCGTCGTCACGCTCCCCTGA